From the Xenorhabdus ishibashii genome, one window contains:
- a CDS encoding DUF5906 domain-containing protein: protein MADIQHTQTRPIFTSSDITGNQKPLDLIQTVKKSAMYHWENLLPACGIDIPAKGKHSACPVCGGTDRFHFIDDHHHGNWHCRQCDYPNYGDGLDLVARTKGISITEAAKIIAGVLALPLPEPKPSRETIQTTQSIAEKVASLMAQTVAGQSPYLAAKGLDFPNQRLLLNNSTLLALTTLDKKVTGAQIITPNGEKKLLSGSQKKGAFISVSELEDHPDTVLITEGYATALTANLLYKGTVLAALDAGNLYSVAKAIRERWSDTKIILAADNDWHHPDELDKHGKLKVNIGKISAEKAALAVKGWVTLPPTEYTADWDDYRQQHDVERAKLAFSQGLYQPVPTKKKATTQPNDTESSKLTLCQMGASQRGEVLLARYDGDLALDGSSETVHHYDGIVWRPVSDRDLKREMVAAFMEEKLPYSPHGISSAVDALKLQLPMMQPPERHLIGFSNGVFDLKACQFRPHRKSDWLLLANDVAFNPPVSGETLKNHAPQFWRWLNRATANCEHKFDRVLAALFMVLANRYDWQLFLEVTGAGGSGKSIFAEICSMLAGKGNTVSASMAALENPRERALIVGYSLIILPDQTRYVGDGSGIKAITGGDEVAIDPKHKQPYSTRIPAVVLAVNNNAMSFSDRSGGVSRRRVIFNFSEIVPENERDPHLRDKIAAELPVIIRHLLHKFADPQIARRLLAEQQKSEEALDIKRGTDPLVDFCGHLIASDEADGLLIGNAEIMPFNPRKYLYHAYLAYMKGNNLNKPVSVTRFGMDMPGALAEYNQQYLRNKSKHGIRSNLSLNIETAIEWMPKLTRNNLPEE, encoded by the coding sequence ATGGCTGATATACAGCATACCCAAACTCGCCCTATATTTACATCTTCAGATATCACAGGCAACCAAAAACCGCTTGACCTGATCCAGACCGTGAAAAAATCCGCTATGTATCATTGGGAAAACCTATTGCCTGCCTGTGGTATCGATATCCCAGCGAAGGGCAAACATAGTGCTTGCCCTGTCTGCGGTGGCACCGACCGTTTTCACTTTATTGATGATCACCATCATGGCAACTGGCATTGCCGCCAGTGTGATTATCCAAACTATGGTGATGGACTGGATTTAGTGGCAAGAACCAAAGGAATTTCCATCACTGAGGCAGCAAAAATCATTGCAGGCGTACTGGCATTGCCTTTGCCAGAACCCAAGCCCTCCAGAGAAACCATTCAAACTACGCAGTCAATTGCCGAAAAAGTGGCATCACTAATGGCACAAACTGTCGCTGGTCAATCGCCCTATCTGGCTGCAAAAGGGCTGGATTTTCCTAATCAGCGGCTATTGCTCAATAATTCGACTTTGTTGGCACTGACAACACTGGATAAAAAAGTAACAGGTGCGCAGATTATCACACCCAATGGAGAGAAAAAATTACTGTCTGGCAGCCAGAAAAAAGGTGCATTTATTTCTGTCTCAGAACTGGAAGATCATCCCGATACAGTGCTCATTACCGAAGGTTACGCCACAGCGCTCACAGCTAACTTGCTCTATAAAGGTACTGTTCTGGCAGCATTGGATGCAGGTAATTTGTATTCTGTCGCTAAAGCGATTCGGGAACGTTGGTCAGACACAAAAATTATTTTGGCAGCAGATAATGACTGGCATCATCCCGACGAACTGGATAAGCACGGCAAACTCAAAGTAAATATCGGCAAGATTTCAGCAGAAAAAGCAGCTCTTGCGGTTAAGGGTTGGGTCACGTTACCACCGACAGAGTATACAGCCGACTGGGACGATTACCGCCAACAACATGATGTGGAAAGGGCAAAGCTGGCCTTTTCTCAGGGGCTTTATCAACCCGTACCAACAAAGAAAAAAGCAACCACTCAGCCCAATGATACCGAATCTTCCAAGCTGACATTATGCCAAATGGGAGCCAGCCAGCGCGGAGAAGTATTACTGGCACGTTATGACGGGGATTTAGCACTGGATGGGTCTTCGGAAACCGTTCATCACTATGACGGCATTGTCTGGCGTCCGGTTAGTGACCGCGATTTAAAACGGGAAATGGTGGCTGCTTTCATGGAAGAGAAACTGCCGTATTCACCGCATGGTATCAGTTCTGCCGTAGATGCCCTGAAATTGCAGCTTCCCATGATGCAACCACCAGAACGCCACTTAATCGGATTCAGTAACGGCGTGTTTGACCTGAAAGCCTGCCAGTTCCGACCTCATCGTAAAAGTGACTGGTTACTGCTTGCCAATGATGTTGCGTTTAATCCCCCTGTTTCGGGGGAGACTCTGAAAAATCATGCACCGCAGTTCTGGCGCTGGCTTAACCGGGCAACAGCCAACTGTGAGCACAAATTTGATCGGGTACTGGCAGCCCTGTTTATGGTGCTGGCGAACCGTTACGACTGGCAGCTATTTCTGGAAGTTACCGGGGCTGGAGGCAGTGGCAAAAGTATTTTTGCTGAAATCTGTTCCATGCTGGCAGGCAAAGGCAACACGGTTTCTGCAAGCATGGCAGCACTGGAAAACCCACGGGAAAGGGCGTTGATTGTCGGTTATTCTCTGATTATCCTGCCAGACCAGACCCGCTATGTAGGCGATGGCTCTGGAATCAAGGCAATCACCGGCGGCGATGAAGTTGCTATCGATCCGAAGCATAAACAACCCTATTCAACCCGTATTCCTGCGGTCGTACTGGCAGTAAACAATAATGCCATGAGTTTTAGCGATCGCAGTGGTGGTGTGTCACGGCGTCGGGTAATTTTCAATTTTTCTGAGATTGTACCGGAAAATGAACGTGACCCACATCTGCGGGATAAAATTGCAGCAGAATTGCCCGTCATTATCCGGCATCTACTGCATAAATTCGCTGATCCACAAATTGCAAGGCGATTACTGGCAGAGCAACAGAAATCGGAAGAAGCACTGGATATCAAACGTGGCACCGATCCACTGGTCGATTTCTGCGGCCACTTGATTGCATCTGATGAAGCTGACGGCCTGTTAATCGGTAATGCGGAAATTATGCCGTTCAATCCCCGCAAATACCTTTATCATGCCTACCTTGCTTAC